Below is a window of Deltaproteobacteria bacterium DNA.
CCCTCGCCGGTGCCGCACCGTCGTCCCTGAACGAGGTCGCCGCGCGTACGCACACGCACCAGAGCACGGTGTCGGTCGTGGTCAAACGCCTGGTCGCGCGCGGGCTGGTGCGCCGCGCGACCGCGACGAGCGACGCACGGCGCGTAGAACTCACCCTCACCGCGCGCGGTCGCACCGTCCTCGCCCGGGCGCCGCTTGCCGCCCAGGATCGCCTGATCGCCGGTCTCGAAATGCTGACGTCGGCCGATCGCGACCGGCTCGCGACGACGCTCGGACGGCTCGTCACCGCGATGGGACTCGGCGCCGCCGCGCCCGGAATGTTCTTCGAGGACTGAACGATGAGCCGACACGAGATCGAGGATGCGTCCACCACCGAGGGCCTGCCGGTCGCACCGTCGCTCGGCCCGACGCTCGCGCGCGTCGACCTCGCCTCGCGTGCCACGCTCATCGGGCGGCGGGATCTCGCCGTCGCGGCGATGGCGGTGGCGCTCGCGCTCGTCGTGGGCGGCATCGCGCAGCTCCTCACCCGCATGATCGGTCTCGTCACCAACCTGGCGTACTATGGCCGGCTCGCGACCGACTTCGTCTCGCCGGCCGACCACCAGCTCGGTGCGCTCGCGGTGCTCGTGCCGATCGTCGGGGGGCTCACCGTCGGCGTGATGGCGCGGTTCGGCTCGGCCGCCATCCGTGGGCACGGCATCCCGGAAGCGATGGAGCACGTCCTGACCAACGGGAGCCGGATTCCGGCGCGCATGACCTTGCTCAAGCCGGTGTCGGCGGCGGTCGCGATCGGCACCGGCGGCCCGTTCGGCGCCGAGGGACCGATCATCGCGACCGGCGGTGCGCTCGGGTCCCTCCTCGGCCAGGCGGTCCCGATGTCTCCGGCGGAACGCAAGACGCTCCTGGCCGCGGGCGCCGCCGCC
It encodes the following:
- a CDS encoding winged helix-turn-helix transcriptional regulator, producing the protein MNTRYGGRSVPTRLPHSRETLLVLDHLRRIVRTLRESSRAAEVRFGVTGAQLFVLRALAGAAPSSLNEVAARTHTHQSTVSVVVKRLVARGLVRRATATSDARRVELTLTARGRTVLARAPLAAQDRLIAGLEMLTSADRDRLATTLGRLVTAMGLGAAAPGMFFED